The following are encoded together in the Pedobacter steynii genome:
- a CDS encoding TIM barrel protein, which translates to MKLEPNQIASHNERLLSKHQQRLDFATQEIPNSKDILQKISDFQIGIPSWALGTGGTRFGRFSPGGEPGNIEEKLADIGLLHQLNASSAAVSLHIPWDTTTNVPAIKALAAEYGLHFDAMNSNTFQDQRDQLHSYKFGSLQHVNKEVRKQAIAHNIEVIRQGIELGSNALTIWLADGSCFPGQLNFRKAFENTLESLQEIYAALPADWKVFVEYKAFEPNFYSTTVGDWGQSLLYANKLGSKAFTLVDLGHHLPNANIEQIVSLLLMEGKLGGFHFNDSKYGDDDLTAGCMKPYQLFLIFNELVEGMDQRGMNHKNDLAWMIDASHNVKDPLEDLLQSVEAIMIAYAQALSVDRIALVQAQQENDVVRCQEILQQAFRTDVRPLVAEARLRAGAALSPLALYRETEIRKELIKNRGNKTIATGL; encoded by the coding sequence ATGAAATTAGAACCAAATCAAATTGCCTCACATAATGAGCGTTTACTTTCCAAACACCAACAGAGACTGGATTTTGCAACACAGGAGATCCCAAATTCAAAAGATATACTGCAGAAAATCAGCGATTTTCAGATCGGCATCCCAAGTTGGGCTTTAGGAACTGGCGGGACTCGTTTTGGCAGGTTTTCCCCTGGAGGTGAACCTGGAAATATAGAAGAAAAGCTTGCGGACATTGGCTTGCTTCATCAGCTGAATGCTTCCAGTGCTGCAGTTTCCCTACACATTCCATGGGATACCACAACGAATGTACCTGCGATAAAAGCGCTGGCAGCGGAGTATGGCCTACACTTTGACGCGATGAATTCCAATACTTTTCAGGATCAGCGCGATCAGCTGCACAGCTATAAATTTGGCTCCCTGCAACATGTGAATAAGGAAGTCAGAAAACAAGCCATCGCACATAATATTGAAGTGATCCGCCAGGGTATAGAACTGGGCTCAAATGCGCTGACCATCTGGTTAGCAGACGGTTCCTGCTTCCCCGGGCAGCTGAACTTCAGAAAGGCTTTTGAAAACACATTGGAAAGCCTTCAGGAAATATATGCCGCTTTACCGGCAGACTGGAAAGTATTTGTGGAATATAAGGCCTTCGAACCTAATTTCTATTCGACTACAGTTGGCGACTGGGGCCAGTCCTTGTTGTACGCCAATAAACTGGGTTCTAAGGCCTTTACCTTAGTCGACCTTGGACATCACCTGCCAAATGCAAATATTGAGCAAATCGTGTCCCTGCTGCTGATGGAAGGAAAACTCGGCGGTTTCCATTTTAACGATTCAAAATATGGGGATGATGACCTGACTGCGGGTTGTATGAAACCTTATCAGTTGTTCCTGATCTTCAATGAACTGGTGGAAGGAATGGACCAACGCGGGATGAACCACAAGAACGACCTTGCCTGGATGATCGATGCTTCACACAATGTAAAAGATCCACTGGAAGACCTGCTTCAGTCGGTAGAGGCAATCATGATTGCTTATGCGCAGGCCCTTTCTGTAGACCGCATAGCCCTGGTACAGGCTCAGCAGGAAAACGATGTGGTTCGGTGTCAGGAAATACTACAACAGGCTTTCAGAACAGATGTACGGCCATTGGTGGCAGAGGCACGTTTACGTGCTGGCGCAGCTTTATCGCCTTTAGCCCTATACAGAGAAACTGAGATCCGTAAAGAATTGATCAAAAACCGCGGCAATAAAACCATAGCTACAGGATTATAA
- a CDS encoding bifunctional aldolase/short-chain dehydrogenase, which produces MTSRTTDFKHVSYLWDEAKAAELAGDEIALLIYRSNLLGADLRLTNYGGGNTSCKAITKHPLTEEYTEVMWVKGSGGDIGTLQKSGLAALYVDQLRNLKNIYRGLAYEDEMVALFNHCIYDLESKAPSIDTPLHGFLPFTHIDHLHPDAAIAIAAAADGEQITRELFNGTIGWVPWQKPGFELGLQLRKCLDENPGIRGIMLGSHGLFTWGDTAYECYINTLEVVEKCSEYLESAYGKKGPVFGGQKIGALMQDLRLKQASLIAPVLRGFCSNERHMVGHFTDDTRVLEFINSNDLERLAPMGTSCPDHFLRTKISPLVLKLDANENLSDLKALQAKLAPEFEAYRQMYAEYYQSCRHEDSPAIRDTNPVIILYPGIGLFSFAKDKQTARVAAEFYTNAINVMKGAEAISKYTSLPKQEAFNIEYWLLEEAKLQRMPKPKALSGKIALITGSAGGIGKAIARKFINEGACVVINDNDAARLANAEESFKAEFSKDAYATVLLDVTNADAIRHAFEYAGLAFGGVDIVVNCAGISISKSIEEHTEKDWDLLYDILVKGQFLVTQAGVEILRKQAIGGDVINIVSKNALVSGPNNAGYGSAKAAQLHLSRLNAAELGADHIRVNTVNPDAVISDSKIWEGAWAEGRAKAYGITVAELPAFYAKRTLLNEMILPEDIANACFVFVGGLMNKSTGNVLNVDGGVANAFLR; this is translated from the coding sequence ATGACTTCTCGAACAACTGATTTTAAGCATGTAAGCTATTTGTGGGATGAAGCAAAGGCCGCTGAACTGGCCGGAGATGAAATCGCACTGCTGATCTACCGTTCAAATTTACTGGGTGCAGATCTGCGCTTAACCAATTATGGCGGCGGAAATACTTCCTGCAAGGCCATCACCAAACATCCCCTGACGGAAGAATATACCGAAGTCATGTGGGTGAAAGGTTCCGGCGGTGATATTGGTACCCTTCAAAAAAGTGGTCTTGCAGCCTTATATGTAGATCAGCTAAGAAACCTGAAAAACATCTACCGGGGTTTAGCATATGAAGATGAAATGGTAGCCCTATTTAACCACTGTATCTATGACCTGGAATCAAAGGCCCCTTCTATCGACACGCCATTACACGGGTTCTTACCCTTTACCCATATAGACCATTTACATCCGGATGCGGCCATCGCTATTGCAGCAGCAGCAGACGGGGAGCAAATTACAAGAGAATTGTTTAATGGTACCATAGGCTGGGTACCCTGGCAAAAGCCAGGCTTTGAACTGGGCCTTCAATTGCGCAAATGCCTGGATGAAAACCCTGGAATCAGGGGTATTATGCTGGGTTCACATGGCCTGTTTACCTGGGGAGATACCGCCTATGAATGCTATATCAATACCTTGGAGGTGGTGGAAAAATGTTCGGAATATCTGGAATCTGCGTACGGCAAAAAAGGACCCGTATTCGGCGGACAAAAGATCGGGGCTTTAATGCAGGACCTGCGTTTAAAACAAGCCTCGCTGATTGCCCCTGTTTTGAGAGGCTTCTGCTCAAATGAAAGACATATGGTTGGCCATTTTACTGATGATACCCGTGTATTGGAATTTATCAATTCCAATGACCTGGAGCGTTTGGCCCCTATGGGAACGAGTTGCCCTGACCATTTTTTACGGACCAAAATCAGTCCCCTGGTTTTGAAACTTGACGCGAATGAAAACCTCAGTGATTTGAAAGCCCTCCAGGCAAAACTGGCCCCTGAATTTGAAGCGTACCGGCAAATGTATGCGGAATATTATCAGTCCTGCAGACACGAGGATAGTCCTGCAATTCGTGACACCAATCCTGTCATTATTTTATACCCGGGAATTGGCCTGTTTTCTTTCGCGAAGGATAAACAAACGGCACGAGTTGCCGCCGAATTTTACACCAATGCCATCAATGTAATGAAAGGTGCGGAAGCCATTTCCAAATACACGTCATTGCCAAAACAGGAAGCCTTTAATATAGAATATTGGTTGCTGGAAGAAGCAAAGTTACAGCGAATGCCCAAACCGAAAGCCCTTAGCGGAAAAATCGCCCTGATTACAGGCAGTGCAGGCGGTATTGGAAAAGCAATTGCCCGGAAATTCATCAATGAAGGTGCCTGTGTGGTCATCAATGACAATGATGCCGCGCGACTGGCAAATGCAGAAGAAAGTTTTAAAGCTGAATTCAGTAAAGATGCCTATGCCACTGTTTTACTGGATGTAACCAATGCCGATGCCATTCGTCATGCATTTGAATACGCGGGTTTAGCATTTGGCGGAGTAGACATTGTAGTCAACTGCGCAGGAATATCCATCTCCAAGTCCATCGAAGAGCATACCGAAAAAGATTGGGACCTCTTGTACGACATTTTGGTCAAAGGCCAGTTCCTGGTGACACAGGCAGGTGTTGAAATCCTGAGAAAACAAGCTATCGGCGGTGATGTCATCAACATCGTGAGCAAGAATGCGCTGGTTTCCGGGCCAAATAATGCGGGCTACGGTTCCGCAAAAGCGGCCCAGCTACACCTGAGCAGACTTAATGCGGCAGAACTGGGTGCAGATCATATCCGTGTAAATACGGTTAATCCCGATGCGGTCATCTCGGATAGTAAAATCTGGGAAGGCGCCTGGGCTGAAGGAAGAGCAAAGGCTTATGGAATTACCGTAGCAGAGTTGCCAGCTTTCTATGCAAAACGTACCTTACTTAACGAAATGATCCTACCTGAAGACATTGCAAACGCTTGTTTTGTCTTTGTGGGTGGATTGATGAACAAATCAACCGGAAATGTATTAAATGTAGATGGTGGTGTTGCCAACGCCTTTTTACGTTAA
- the rhaT gene encoding L-rhamnose/proton symporter RhaT has protein sequence MQVILGIIFHFTGGFASGSFYIPYKKVKGWAWESYWIVGGLFSWLFIPPLAAYLTITDFPAIIAATEGKILLLTYFFGVLWGVGGLTYGLGVRYLGVSLGSSVILGLCSVFGAVIPSIYYNFNPKAGKDSFTDMLNSQWGQMVLLGLLICVLGIVICGRAGGMKEKDLISAGKTDPSNKEYKLGLGLVLSIISGVLSACFAFGIDAGKEMAHQANEIWKSSHPGQGEFLFQNNVTYILILWGGLTTNLSWCMVLNFRNKTFGDYTNTKTPLMANYAFSALAGITWFLQFFFYGMGESKLGNGASSWILHMAFIILVANTWGLILKEWAGVKRKTLVTVILGITMIILSILIVGYGNSIK, from the coding sequence ATGCAGGTAATTCTAGGTATCATTTTCCATTTTACGGGAGGCTTTGCCTCAGGTAGCTTTTACATTCCCTATAAAAAAGTAAAAGGATGGGCATGGGAAAGTTATTGGATTGTTGGCGGGCTTTTTTCCTGGCTCTTTATCCCCCCTTTGGCGGCTTACCTGACTATCACAGATTTTCCAGCCATCATTGCTGCTACCGAAGGAAAAATTCTGCTCCTCACCTATTTTTTTGGTGTCTTATGGGGTGTTGGCGGGTTGACTTACGGATTGGGTGTCAGGTACCTGGGGGTTTCTCTGGGCAGCTCTGTTATACTTGGTTTATGTTCTGTTTTTGGCGCAGTCATCCCTTCTATTTATTACAATTTTAATCCGAAAGCAGGAAAGGACAGCTTTACCGATATGCTGAACAGTCAATGGGGACAAATGGTACTATTAGGCCTGTTGATCTGTGTTCTGGGCATCGTCATCTGTGGAAGGGCTGGTGGAATGAAAGAGAAAGACCTCATTTCTGCAGGAAAGACAGATCCTTCCAATAAAGAATACAAACTGGGACTGGGACTGGTTTTGTCTATCATATCCGGGGTGCTCAGTGCCTGCTTTGCATTCGGAATTGATGCGGGTAAGGAGATGGCCCATCAGGCCAATGAGATCTGGAAGAGCAGTCATCCTGGCCAGGGTGAATTTCTGTTTCAAAACAATGTCACCTATATCCTCATTTTATGGGGCGGCCTCACGACCAACCTCAGCTGGTGTATGGTACTAAACTTTCGCAATAAAACTTTCGGGGATTACACCAATACCAAAACTCCGTTAATGGCCAACTACGCTTTCTCGGCCCTTGCAGGTATTACCTGGTTTTTACAGTTCTTCTTTTATGGAATGGGCGAAAGTAAATTGGGCAACGGGGCGAGCTCCTGGATTCTGCATATGGCCTTTATCATCCTGGTAGCCAATACCTGGGGCCTGATCCTAAAAGAATGGGCAGGGGTAAAAAGAAAAACCCTGGTGACGGTAATCCTCGGTATAACTATGATTATCTTGTCTATACTGATTGTCGGATATGGAAATTCTATCAAATAA
- a CDS encoding substrate-binding domain-containing protein has translation MKTETFFDFIHVDEYSATPKYLQLSDAIIKSVELGKLKKDALLPSINELSYTLEISRDTAEKGYKYLKSIGVINSVPGKGYYISSTDVKRKLKVFLLFNKLSAHKKIVYDAFIHALGNDVSVDFYIYNNDLTLFKRFLSNKKEDYTHYVIIPHFMEGEEYAKEIINAIPKAKLILLDKLIPGIEGDFGAVYENFEKNIYDALEQALEPLSKYHTLKIIFPEPGYFPNEILDGFHRFCQQYAFSHQVVSNISLEPINEGEVFINLMEDDLVILLERMIDMNYKIGKDVGVISYNETPLKKILLDGITTISTDFRFMGAVAAELILDHSRRHLEIPFYYTKRASL, from the coding sequence ATGAAAACCGAAACCTTTTTTGATTTTATCCATGTTGATGAATATTCGGCAACGCCTAAGTACCTGCAGCTTTCTGATGCCATCATCAAGTCGGTTGAACTTGGGAAACTCAAAAAAGACGCGTTGCTCCCATCGATCAATGAATTGAGCTATACGTTGGAGATTTCAAGAGACACGGCCGAAAAAGGATATAAATATCTGAAATCTATAGGCGTGATTAATTCGGTGCCGGGCAAAGGCTATTACATCAGCAGTACCGATGTGAAAAGAAAATTAAAAGTTTTCCTGTTGTTCAATAAACTGAGTGCGCACAAGAAAATCGTTTATGACGCCTTTATCCATGCTTTGGGTAATGATGTATCTGTAGATTTTTACATCTATAACAATGACCTCACGCTTTTCAAGCGTTTTCTTTCCAATAAAAAAGAAGACTATACCCATTATGTTATTATTCCTCATTTTATGGAGGGGGAAGAATATGCAAAAGAAATTATCAATGCCATCCCTAAAGCAAAACTGATTTTACTGGATAAACTCATCCCAGGTATTGAGGGTGATTTTGGTGCGGTATATGAAAATTTTGAAAAGAACATTTACGATGCCCTGGAGCAGGCACTGGAGCCGTTAAGTAAATACCATACGTTAAAGATCATTTTTCCGGAGCCTGGTTATTTCCCTAATGAAATTCTGGATGGCTTTCATCGTTTTTGTCAGCAGTATGCCTTTTCCCACCAGGTGGTAAGCAACATCTCCCTGGAACCGATTAACGAAGGAGAAGTATTCATCAATTTAATGGAAGACGATCTGGTTATTCTTTTGGAGCGGATGATAGACATGAATTATAAGATTGGTAAGGACGTTGGAGTGATCTCCTATAATGAAACCCCATTGAAAAAAATCTTATTGGATGGCATCACCACCATATCCACTGATTTCAGGTTTATGGGTGCAGTAGCAGCGGAACTTATTCTGGATCATTCCAGAAGGCACCTGGAAATCCCTTTTTATTACACAAAAAGAGCCTCTCTGTAG
- the chrA gene encoding chromate efflux transporter, with translation MIKYLFFTFLKIGCVSFGGHMALIAVVEKEMIEKDGSISREELLNAISIASLLPGPLAVNVVAYIGYHLKRKSGLAVSMLGVLLPACILMYVLSWCYFNYIHVKGLSGIMVYTVAAVSAIILSTGLNIFLKEVKGNNSKLVLCLLAVLLLSFIKGYFIILFLMLTGGLCGVVFKMGNQNATQADAGFKWKKLSFSARAGLSALGLLYLSFISGIYKYTDQILLKIIAVFSGISLSLFGGGYVMIPIMQSLFVTELKWLSNQEFIDSIAFSQLTPGPILVSAFFTGYKLAGIAGALLATVAIFLPSAILMIIAAKVFKENVDSLLMKNALAGIKPVVVGMILVSAIKLLLSVAYTPLSIGLFLAAFLLSFRFKFNPVYLILISLMVGIILHFTSNF, from the coding sequence ATGATTAAATACCTCTTCTTTACTTTCCTCAAAATAGGATGTGTTTCCTTTGGCGGGCACATGGCTTTAATAGCAGTTGTGGAGAAAGAAATGATCGAAAAAGACGGAAGTATTAGTCGGGAGGAGCTCCTGAATGCCATCAGTATTGCCAGTTTACTACCGGGCCCCTTAGCGGTCAATGTTGTCGCTTATATCGGGTATCACCTGAAACGGAAATCCGGACTGGCTGTAAGCATGCTAGGGGTATTGCTACCGGCATGTATCCTGATGTACGTCCTTTCCTGGTGTTATTTCAATTACATCCACGTCAAAGGCCTGTCTGGTATTATGGTCTATACCGTAGCGGCAGTTAGCGCGATAATTTTAAGCACCGGACTGAATATTTTTTTGAAAGAAGTAAAGGGGAATAACAGTAAGCTGGTTTTATGTCTGCTTGCCGTATTATTGCTTTCCTTCATTAAAGGATATTTCATTATCCTGTTTCTGATGTTAACCGGCGGATTGTGCGGTGTTGTTTTTAAAATGGGAAACCAGAACGCTACCCAGGCAGATGCTGGTTTTAAATGGAAAAAGCTGAGTTTTAGTGCCAGGGCGGGTTTGTCTGCACTGGGGCTTCTGTATCTGTCTTTTATCTCTGGTATCTATAAATACACAGATCAGATTTTACTAAAAATCATTGCTGTGTTTTCCGGTATCAGCTTATCTCTTTTTGGAGGAGGCTATGTCATGATTCCCATTATGCAATCTCTTTTTGTAACAGAATTGAAATGGCTCAGCAATCAGGAGTTTATAGACAGCATCGCTTTTAGTCAGCTTACTCCCGGTCCAATTCTGGTCAGTGCTTTCTTCACTGGTTATAAGCTGGCAGGTATAGCCGGGGCTTTACTGGCCACTGTAGCGATTTTTTTGCCCTCAGCCATACTCATGATCATTGCCGCCAAGGTATTTAAAGAAAATGTAGATTCTTTGCTGATGAAGAATGCATTAGCGGGGATTAAACCTGTTGTGGTGGGAATGATCCTGGTCTCTGCTATCAAACTGTTGCTTTCTGTGGCTTACACTCCGCTTAGTATTGGCCTGTTTCTGGCGGCTTTTCTGTTAAGTTTCCGCTTTAAATTTAATCCGGTATACTTAATTCTGATATCTTTAATGGTTGGCATCATACTCCATTTTACCAGCAATTTTTAA
- a CDS encoding sulfotransferase family protein — MNNGIQIIGTQRSGSNLLRVILDQSPEIASPHPPHILVTFMPLLAAYGTLDAVTYRRLVKDVVAYVNANPVPWDGVVLDEEQLFRQSETYHLFTLNRLIYEQAAISKNAKYWCCKSMANVHYAAEMEAFGLRPKYVFLYRDGRDVACSFKKAIVGEKHIYHLAQQWKKDQQACIRLKETLPADRFFSLSYEQLITEPESEIRRLCHFLDIEYRADMLLFHDSKTSKLTAAAGEMWSNLEKPIISNNTGKFLKEFKAHDLDIFELVAGETLTALNYERYAPQADPALIDAQQLMDYDKENEILKQEALALARPADLENRAPQLHILKEIKSRTIQEPQ, encoded by the coding sequence ATGAACAACGGAATACAAATCATAGGAACCCAAAGATCAGGATCAAATTTGCTGAGGGTGATTTTGGACCAGTCGCCGGAAATAGCTTCTCCACATCCACCTCATATTCTGGTTACTTTTATGCCGTTACTGGCTGCGTATGGAACTCTTGACGCTGTCACTTACCGGAGATTGGTAAAAGATGTGGTTGCTTATGTTAATGCGAACCCGGTACCCTGGGATGGAGTGGTCCTGGATGAAGAGCAGCTCTTCCGGCAGTCAGAGACTTACCACCTGTTTACCTTAAACCGGCTGATCTATGAGCAGGCAGCAATCAGTAAAAATGCGAAGTACTGGTGCTGTAAAAGCATGGCCAATGTACATTACGCTGCAGAAATGGAAGCTTTTGGATTGCGTCCTAAATACGTTTTTCTATATAGAGATGGGAGAGATGTGGCCTGTTCTTTCAAAAAGGCAATTGTGGGCGAGAAACACATTTATCATCTTGCGCAACAATGGAAAAAGGACCAGCAGGCCTGTATTCGTTTAAAAGAAACATTGCCGGCCGACCGTTTCTTTTCGCTCAGTTATGAGCAGCTGATTACCGAACCTGAAAGCGAAATCCGCAGGCTTTGTCATTTTCTGGATATCGAATACCGGGCCGATATGCTGTTGTTTCATGATTCTAAGACTTCTAAGCTCACTGCTGCTGCGGGTGAGATGTGGAGTAATCTTGAAAAACCCATCATCAGTAACAATACCGGCAAATTTTTAAAGGAGTTTAAAGCACATGATCTGGATATTTTTGAGCTCGTGGCCGGAGAAACCCTGACCGCACTTAATTACGAAAGATATGCACCACAAGCCGATCCGGCTTTAATTGATGCGCAGCAGCTGATGGATTATGATAAAGAGAATGAAATTCTAAAGCAGGAAGCATTGGCCCTTGCCCGGCCAGCAGATCTGGAAAACAGGGCTCCTCAATTGCATATCCTGAAGGAAATAAAATCAAGGACCATACAAGAGCCTCAATAA
- the cysQ gene encoding 3'(2'),5'-bisphosphate nucleotidase CysQ, with amino-acid sequence MNKITIKPILDIAVEAGQGILKVYHDPAQDFQITSKKDNSPLTAADQVAHEIIMKGLRSLHPDIPVLSEEGADIPHEIRKDWSLYWCVDPLDGTKEFINRNGEFTVNIALMENNEPVMGVIYSPVLNVIYYGSLGEGSFKMTPGAPAEPIFVGKEKSNWTAIGSRSHSDPDEEEVLKEFPVTDKLSIGSSLKFCLIAEGKAHVYYRKGPTMEWDTAAGQAIAVSAGATMLNALKEKFCYNKPNLLNPGFFCYSS; translated from the coding sequence ATGAATAAGATAACTATCAAACCGATACTAGATATTGCTGTTGAAGCAGGACAGGGCATACTGAAGGTTTACCATGATCCTGCTCAGGATTTTCAGATTACTTCAAAAAAAGACAATTCACCTCTAACCGCTGCTGATCAGGTCGCTCATGAAATCATCATGAAGGGCCTGAGGAGCTTGCACCCGGATATTCCTGTCTTGTCTGAAGAGGGGGCCGATATCCCACACGAAATCAGGAAAGACTGGTCTCTTTACTGGTGTGTAGACCCGCTGGACGGAACAAAGGAATTTATTAACCGGAACGGAGAATTTACGGTGAACATTGCGTTGATGGAAAACAATGAACCGGTGATGGGCGTGATCTATAGTCCGGTCTTAAATGTCATTTATTACGGAAGCCTGGGGGAAGGTAGTTTTAAAATGACTCCCGGGGCTCCGGCTGAACCTATTTTTGTGGGTAAAGAAAAGAGCAACTGGACTGCGATTGGCAGTCGCTCTCACTCAGACCCGGACGAAGAAGAAGTATTAAAGGAATTCCCGGTAACGGATAAGCTCTCAATTGGGAGCTCATTGAAATTCTGTCTCATTGCTGAAGGAAAAGCACATGTTTACTATCGGAAAGGACCAACGATGGAGTGGGATACTGCAGCAGGACAAGCCATTGCCGTGAGCGCAGGAGCGACCATGCTAAATGCATTAAAAGAGAAATTCTGCTATAATAAACCTAATCTTCTAAATCCGGGTTTTTTTTGTTACAGCAGTTAG
- the cysC gene encoding adenylyl-sulfate kinase: protein MKSTPQKGMVIWILGLSGAGKSTISNLLEEQLQRENIFSIQLDGDELRAGLNKNLGFSMEDRAENIRRAAETARIMAAKGIIVICSFITPLNAHRAIAREILGEMYFEVFIDCPLSVCQERDVKGLYKMAGNNTLKNFTGISSAFEKPENADLVLLTEDQTPQRCCDHLYAAISPRLAGLQLI from the coding sequence ATGAAATCAACGCCGCAAAAAGGAATGGTCATCTGGATACTGGGACTATCCGGAGCAGGAAAAAGCACCATATCAAATCTATTAGAAGAGCAGTTACAAAGAGAAAACATCTTCTCGATACAACTGGATGGCGATGAACTGAGGGCCGGCCTGAATAAAAATCTGGGTTTCAGCATGGAAGACAGGGCGGAGAATATCCGAAGAGCAGCCGAGACGGCCAGAATTATGGCCGCTAAGGGCATCATTGTCATCTGCTCTTTTATTACCCCTTTAAATGCGCACCGGGCAATAGCCAGGGAAATACTGGGGGAAATGTACTTTGAGGTTTTTATAGATTGTCCCCTCTCTGTTTGTCAGGAAAGAGACGTAAAAGGGCTTTATAAAATGGCCGGGAACAACACCCTTAAAAATTTCACAGGGATCAGCTCCGCTTTTGAAAAACCGGAAAATGCAGACCTGGTATTACTTACTGAAGACCAGACACCGCAGCGCTGCTGCGATCATTTATATGCTGCAATAAGTCCCAGACTCGCGGGCCTGCAATTGATCTAA